From the Musa acuminata AAA Group cultivar baxijiao chromosome BXJ1-2, Cavendish_Baxijiao_AAA, whole genome shotgun sequence genome, one window contains:
- the LOC103972843 gene encoding CRIB domain-containing protein RIC4-like — MGKFVVLPFSLGCVSQSSVAVGENRQRRAQADAPSAIPADGEPGKTRSSFMFRPPPRPNISAGFQKLIRSFKSLPQLFAVYEEEEEEEVVMEIGFPTDVQHVAHVGWDGFRGVSAMNWVKGPEFLPVPSLSMRQLEVAAMATQTGFPPPHGPLGLDHMQ, encoded by the exons ATGGGCAAGTTTGTCGTCCTTCCCTTCTCCCTCGGCTGCGTCTCTCAGTCGAGCGTCGCGGTCGGCGAAAACCGACAGAGGAGAGCACAAGCAGATGCGCCCTCAGCAATACCAGCCG ATGGAGAACCGGGGAAGACGAGGAGCTCGTTCATGTTTCGTCCACCTCCACGCCCTAACATCTCTGCGGGGTTTCAGAAGCTCATCAGGAGCTTCAAGAGCTTGCCTCAGTTGTTCGCAGtgtacgaggaggaggaggaggaagaggtggtgATGGAGATCGGGTTCCCGACCGACGTGCAGCACGTGGCTCACGTAGGGTGGGATGGCTTCCGCGGCGTGAGCGCCATGAACTGGGTTAAAGGCCCGGAGTTCCTCCCCGTCCCCTCCCTCTCGATGAGGCAGCTCGAGGTGGCGGCCATGGCCACACAGACCGGCTTCCCTCCGCCCCATGGTCCCCTGGGGCTCGACCACATGCAGTGA